AACATCGCCGAATGAAGTATGGTCACTCTTCGCAGTTGAGGACTTCGACCTGGTGTTCATTAATGTCGATACTCCGGGGATGGGTGGCTTTGAGCTGTTAAAGCAATTCCTTAAAACCAAGCCGCATTTACCAATCGTGTTAACTTCTGATTCACCGAGTACTGAGATGATGCGCCACGCAATTATCGAAGGGGCATCCGATTTCATCGTCAATAATCATAGCTATTCGGAACTAGCAATCGTCGTTGAACGCAACCTTATCCGTCAATCACTCAAGCATCGTAAAGAAATCGATCACAAAATGGAGATTCAGCGCACACAGCGTGGACTTCTTGAAACGCTCTTAGGAATTATCGACACGCGCGATCCCGAAACTGAAGGACATTCGGAAAGGGTTGCCGCTTTTACGATGGTGCTGGCTCAGCAGATGAAGCTTGGAATTGATGAACTTATTAATATTGAACGGGGCGCTCTTTTGCATGATATAGGCAAAATAGGGGTCTCGGACAGTATCTTGTATAAGCCGGGGGCTTTAAATGATGATGAGTGGGCGCTCATGAAAGAACACCCACTCATCGGTTACCGAATGTGTGCACGCTTTGAAGCGTTGCACCAAGCTGCTAATATTGTCTTGCACCATCATGAGCGTTATGACGGGACTGGTTACCCCCATAAGCTGAAAGGCGATGAAATCCCTTTAGGTGCGCGCATTTTCGCTGTTGCGGATGCTTTTGATGCTATTACTTCTTTTAGACCATATCGTCCGGCAGCCCCAATGGAATATGCTTCCGAAGAGGTCTGCCGAAATAGCGGTTCGCAATTCGATCCTCAAATAATCGAGGTCTTCAGTGCGATCCCTCTGGCCACGTGGCAAGAAGTACGTTCTCTTGTCAATCAGGATTACCTAATTGACAAAGCTGCATAATACAATCAGGCTATAAATAATACAACCAACGTCGCTTTGTTATTACGCCGCAACTTTTAATACTGCGTTCTAAACCAATTCGCCAAACCTAGGCTGTTTAATCAACCTTGAAATAATTAGTTTATAATGGCGTCATTACTGTCGAATCTTCGCGTTGGAGCCCAAACATTGCCTTGAGCATCCCGACTAGTTTGCGTCTTGCCAACACCGACCGATGGCAAGATTCACATCTAGTTAAGTGGATTTCAAACCTTTCAAGCAGTTGGGGATCAGTAAGCTCGCCATCAACATATGATTGCAGCTTTCGCCCAATCTGCTCACATTTCACATCTTTACCTCCTCCTCCAGAACGGACATAACACTCCGATCGCCTTGCAATCGGTCAAGCGCCCGTGAGATACGTTTTCGGACGCAATCCGCCGAGAGGTTCACTTTCGCGCCAATCTCTGTATAGTTCAGCTCGTGATAGTATTTTTGCTCGAGAAGCTCGCGATCGAGTGGTTCCAAACAAGCAAGAGCTTTCTCAAGTAATGCAATGTGCCCATTTACCACACTATCGAATTGATTCTCGCTAGTGAGAGTTTCCGTCACTGTTTCCAGTGGGATGGATTTGATGCGTGATTGCTGTCTCATCCAGCTTATACTGCAGTTGCGAGCAATTGCACATATCCATGGATAGAGTGGTCTTTCGGGATCGACGGTAGACATACCTTCGAAAATACGAAGTAGACAATCTTGAGTAATGTCTTCTGCTTCTTCTGACGTACTCGTATATTGCCGCACCAAATAGAAGACTTGATATCTCAGTCGATCTGCGAGCGCACTCCCGGATAGCGAATCGCCACAGATATACTGAGCCAGTAATTGAGATTCCGGATTAGGATAGACGATAAGGCTCACTTCTCTCCTCCTTTTTCATATCGCCAACACAAACGGACGGAGCCTAATTACGGATTCGCTTTGCAGGGTTAATAACGGACAATAGCCCGAAAAATCCAACAAAACTAACAGTAAATTCGGAATCCCCGTTGTCCTTGAAAAGAAGTTCCTTTCCCGTGTAGCTACTAATCGAGACCTTCCTTAACTATCGCTACTCGGTTACGAAACGACCCGGAACATCAAAAACAACTGATCCGTTGCATCAGCTTAAGCTGGCTAATGTGTACCCAGCTCTTCAACCCATACTCTAAGCATTTCGGCTTGGCTCCAGGCCTGAGCGATGCATCCTACCGGATGATGCGGTGGATCACCGTCAAATATCTCGCTTATATAGCCCATACCTGCCTCTTTGAGGTGTTCGCGCAGGGATACCATCATTCTTCGTGCCCCTGGGCGATCTTTCGTTACGGCAATATACGCTTCAATAAACGGACCCATCAGCCAAGGCCAAACCGTACCTTGATGGTAAGCAGCATCTCTTGATGCCTGAGAACCCGAATAAGTTCCGATATAACTCGGATCATCCGGTGAAAGCGTTCTCAAACCATAAGGTGTCAACAGATTAGACTGAATGACCTCTATCACTGACTCTGCCTGCTCTTTAGCAGCGGGCGCAAACGGCAGACTGATTGCAAGCACCTGATTTGGCCGAAGAGAAGTATCAGGTGGGCCATCACTAATTACATCGTAAAAATAACCCTTTTCTTCATACCAGAACTTCTCGCGGAAACTAAGCTCCGCCAAACTTGCTGCTTGTTCGTATTCCTTAGTAGGTTGCCCCAGTTTGCCAGCCAGCCATTCCATTATGCGCAGGAAATTAATCCAAAGCGCGTTAATTTCTACGGGCTTGCCGATTCGAGGCGTTACGACCCAGTCCCCTACTTTTGCATCCATCCAAGTCAGTTGAACACCAGGTTCTCCTGCACTTAGTAGGCCATCCTTTTCTACAATTACATTATACAACGAACTTTGGCAATGTCCAATAAATATTTTACATAAAACTGGCATGATTACCAGGGCAAAATCTAAATCCCATCTAATTGACAGGTATTTGTAGATCGAATTGGCATACCAGAGCGTCGCATCAACCGTGTTATACTCCGGAGGCTGGCCTTCTCCAGGAAAACGATTGGGAATTAGCCCCTTATTAACATGCTTTGCAAAGGAGAGCAAGATATCACGCGCTTCGTCATACCTCTTGGTGGTCAGGCATAACCCAGGAAGCGCAATCATCGTATCACGCCCCCAATCTGTGAACCAAGGGTAGCCTGCTATCACAGTAGTCCGATCGGGGGCTTTGACCAAAAATGCATCGCAATTCTGTGCTAAAAGCTGAGCAACAGGGTCTTTAAGCCCACTTAATGCAACCAAATCAGCCAAACGCTTCCGTTCTGCTGACAAAGCGGCATCTACATCCGTCTCAACCTCTTTTAGCTCAGTAGTAAAAATCATTACAGCCCGTTCGCCAGGTGTTAAATAATAGGAACAGGCGATAGGATTGTAGAGGTCTTCCAGACTATCGAGTCCTCGCTCACGCTCTCGAAGATGCTCGAACTGGTAGTACCATACTTCAGTTTCAGTAATGGTTGCGTTAGGGGCCATCATCTTAAGTGGGGGGAAATTCTTATCGTAAGTTATTGTGATTGTCTCTTTATCGATCTTTTCATCTAACGGGAAGCCAGGCCGTGGATGCATTTCTTCATGATAGTTCTTATAGGCGATTAAAGGCGAAAGGGTTAAGCGAATCGGCTTGTTCCCCTGAAGCTCATAGGTGACATAAGTGGTGTTCTGTCCATGAGCCATCCAAACGCGCTTTATAAGCGTTGAATTCCCAGGAAGGCCGTAATACCATGACGGCTCCGGGTTTAAGAGAAACTTTTGCAGGTGCAGATACCCCTGGGGATAGACCGCGTCTGGATACTGGTTGGCGTTTAGCAAAAACTCTTGGCCACTCAGCTCAACTTTTGCATCTAAAGAGGAGACAAGCACAAACCGGTCAGTAGGCGGCACAAGCGCAGCTACAAGAAGCCCATGATATCGCCTCGTATTAGCTCCCGCCACTGTGCTCGATGCATATCCGCCAATGCCGTTAGTGACGAGCCACTCCCGCTGTGAAGAAACACCAAAGTCAGTGCATTGAACAGAATCTAGTACAATTTGCATGTCTTACCTCGTAAAGTTCCCGATAACCTTAAACCCCATTTAAGCCTATCTTTATATATGGTATTGCAGTTGGAGCCACTCCCAAAATGGAGGTGACGCCTATATGCTGGTTGCACAAGCCAAAGAGTTTATCGGGCAAACGTGCGAAGTGACCTGGGCCGACCGATACGGAAATAGAACGTCCGAAACGGTGAGCGTTGACGATGTAACGTTTGTTCCGATGTATGGCGCTTGTATACTTACTTCCAGTGGGGACATCAGATTGGACCGAGTCGTTGAGATAAGCGCGGTCTTTTTAGAGGCCGCTTAGGTCCATGCGCTTACGTGGTGCGAGATCAGAGTGAGAGCGATAGACATGAGGCACGAAGCTAAATCCTTTAGCCCATCGCCTTTCCGCTTTAATCTGATACGCACCGCGTAAGACGCTATTT
The nucleotide sequence above comes from bacterium. Encoded proteins:
- a CDS encoding HD domain-containing phosphohydrolase, translated to MYVPIEEPLVLRPIWQSPLGGTRILVIDPNPSAGSSMCESLNDVNYQATLLTSPNEVWSLFAVEDFDLVFINVDTPGMGGFELLKQFLKTKPHLPIVLTSDSPSTEMMRHAIIEGASDFIVNNHSYSELAIVVERNLIRQSLKHRKEIDHKMEIQRTQRGLLETLLGIIDTRDPETEGHSERVAAFTMVLAQQMKLGIDELINIERGALLHDIGKIGVSDSILYKPGALNDDEWALMKEHPLIGYRMCARFEALHQAANIVLHHHERYDGTGYPHKLKGDEIPLGARIFAVADAFDAITSFRPYRPAAPMEYASEEVCRNSGSQFDPQIIEVFSAIPLATWQEVRSLVNQDYLIDKAA
- a CDS encoding zf-HC2 domain-containing protein, with the translated sequence MKCEQIGRKLQSYVDGELTDPQLLERFEIHLTRCESCHRSVLARRKLVGMLKAMFGLQREDSTVMTPL
- a CDS encoding RNA polymerase sigma factor translates to MSLIVYPNPESQLLAQYICGDSLSGSALADRLRYQVFYLVRQYTSTSEEAEDITQDCLLRIFEGMSTVDPERPLYPWICAIARNCSISWMRQQSRIKSIPLETVTETLTSENQFDSVVNGHIALLEKALACLEPLDRELLEQKYYHELNYTEIGAKVNLSADCVRKRISRALDRLQGDRSVMSVLEEEVKM
- a CDS encoding amylo-alpha-1,6-glucosidase yields the protein MQIVLDSVQCTDFGVSSQREWLVTNGIGGYASSTVAGANTRRYHGLLVAALVPPTDRFVLVSSLDAKVELSGQEFLLNANQYPDAVYPQGYLHLQKFLLNPEPSWYYGLPGNSTLIKRVWMAHGQNTTYVTYELQGNKPIRLTLSPLIAYKNYHEEMHPRPGFPLDEKIDKETITITYDKNFPPLKMMAPNATITETEVWYYQFEHLRERERGLDSLEDLYNPIACSYYLTPGERAVMIFTTELKEVETDVDAALSAERKRLADLVALSGLKDPVAQLLAQNCDAFLVKAPDRTTVIAGYPWFTDWGRDTMIALPGLCLTTKRYDEARDILLSFAKHVNKGLIPNRFPGEGQPPEYNTVDATLWYANSIYKYLSIRWDLDFALVIMPVLCKIFIGHCQSSLYNVIVEKDGLLSAGEPGVQLTWMDAKVGDWVVTPRIGKPVEINALWINFLRIMEWLAGKLGQPTKEYEQAASLAELSFREKFWYEEKGYFYDVISDGPPDTSLRPNQVLAISLPFAPAAKEQAESVIEVIQSNLLTPYGLRTLSPDDPSYIGTYSGSQASRDAAYHQGTVWPWLMGPFIEAYIAVTKDRPGARRMMVSLREHLKEAGMGYISEIFDGDPPHHPVGCIAQAWSQAEMLRVWVEELGTH